Proteins encoded together in one Pseudomonadota bacterium window:
- a CDS encoding heavy-metal-associated domain-containing protein — protein sequence MTRNRSFQAYLSLILLGMIALLGLNGLGFTQIEADRGIAPINSSGDFEVEGITVNATGKNAEEARLKGWREAQRKGWQALWQRSNRGGAAPALSDSRLSSIVSGIVIEREQIGPRRYIASLGILFDRARAGAILGVRSTRLRSAPLLVVPVMISGGSEQVFEYRTPWQRAWANFRTADSTIDYVRPSGAGSDSLLLTAGQTGRRDRNWWRLILDQFGAADVLIPVVRVERLYPGGPATGYFTAYFGPDRARIGSFELTAADSDGLAAMLTEGVERMDTIYRAALSRGDLRPDTSLIIEDSDEDALEDELEELEALEDDAAEEDDRTASEEAAVPAAPAVTSIAVQYSSPDVGSVNSAEAAVRGIAGVRSASTSSLALGGTSVMSVQFDGDAAQLRQQLEARGWRVQQSGNTLRISR from the coding sequence ATGACACGAAATCGATCTTTTCAGGCCTATCTGTCGCTTATCCTGCTTGGCATGATCGCGCTGCTGGGGCTGAATGGCCTGGGTTTCACCCAGATCGAGGCTGATCGCGGCATCGCACCGATCAACAGCAGTGGCGATTTCGAGGTTGAGGGCATCACCGTCAATGCCACCGGCAAGAACGCCGAGGAAGCGCGGCTGAAAGGCTGGCGCGAAGCCCAGCGCAAGGGCTGGCAGGCATTGTGGCAACGCTCCAATCGCGGCGGCGCGGCACCGGCACTCAGCGATTCGCGACTGAGTTCGATTGTTTCGGGCATTGTGATCGAACGCGAGCAGATCGGGCCGCGACGCTATATTGCCAGCCTGGGTATATTGTTTGACCGCGCGCGTGCCGGGGCGATATTGGGTGTGCGCAGCACGAGGCTGCGTTCAGCGCCATTGCTGGTGGTACCGGTGATGATCAGTGGCGGCAGTGAGCAGGTGTTCGAATATCGCACGCCCTGGCAAAGGGCATGGGCGAACTTCCGCACCGCCGACAGCACTATCGATTATGTTCGCCCCAGCGGCGCCGGCAGCGATTCGCTGTTGCTGACCGCAGGCCAGACCGGACGGCGCGACCGCAATTGGTGGCGGCTGATCCTTGATCAGTTTGGTGCCGCCGATGTGCTGATCCCGGTGGTGCGGGTCGAGCGGCTCTATCCTGGCGGCCCGGCAACAGGGTATTTCACCGCCTATTTCGGCCCTGATCGCGCCAGGATCGGCAGCTTCGAACTGACCGCAGCAGATAGTGATGGTTTGGCGGCGATGCTCACCGAGGGCGTCGAGCGCATGGACACCATCTATCGCGCTGCCCTTTCGCGTGGCGATCTGCGTCCCGATACCTCACTGATCATCGAAGACAGCGATGAGGATGCACTGGAGGATGAACTGGAAGAGCTCGAGGCGCTCGAAGACGACGCCGCTGAAGAGGATGATCGCACAGCCTCTGAGGAAGCGGCGGTACCTGCAGCGCCTGCCGTGACCAGCATCGCAGTGCAATATTCCAGCCCCGATGTCGGCTCGGTCAACAGCGCCGAAGCGGCGGTGCGCGGCATAGCCGGGGTACGTTCAGCCAGCACGTCGAGCCTGGCGCTGGGTGGTACATCGGTGATGTCGGTGCAGTTTGACGGCGATGCAGCGCAATTGCGGCAGCAGCTCGAGGCGCGTGGTTGGCGGGTGCAGCAATCGGGCAACACGCTCAGAATTTCGCGATGA
- a CDS encoding DNA polymerase III subunit chi, translated as MRVDFYQLSRDPVARLLPDLAERTLSADNRMVILADDDVLLDGISDALWSSKPQSFLAHGKAGEGQEGDQPILLARTLAEGEAGAPNQAQFLAIADGVWRDHCNSFERIFFPFEPDHIDAARAAWKSLKDRDRVTRHYWRQDGRRWVEVG; from the coding sequence ATGCGGGTCGACTTTTATCAGCTTAGCCGCGACCCGGTGGCCAGGCTGTTGCCCGATCTCGCCGAACGCACGCTGTCTGCCGACAACCGCATGGTCATCCTCGCCGATGACGATGTGCTGCTCGATGGTATTTCCGATGCCTTGTGGAGCAGCAAGCCGCAGAGCTTTCTCGCGCATGGCAAGGCGGGTGAGGGACAGGAAGGCGATCAACCGATATTGCTGGCGCGCACATTGGCCGAAGGCGAGGCGGGTGCACCGAATCAGGCGCAGTTTCTTGCAATAGCCGATGGTGTATGGCGGGATCATTGCAACAGTTTCGAACGGATATTCTTCCCCTTCGAGCCCGATCATATCGACGCCGCGCGTGCGGCGTGGAAATCGCTCAAGGATCGTGACAGAGTAACACGGCACTATTGGCGGCAGGACGGACGGCGCTGGGTAGAGGTCGGCTGA
- a CDS encoding chromosomal replication initiator DnaA — protein MTQIALPLSAELPRTDYLVTDANAAAAALLGRWDHWPYRSAVLFGAEAAGKSSMGEVFRRESGGLFIDDAHRADDAGIFHLWNQAQQESWPILIAFPEDYRLDALTLPDLKSRLAASQRIAIGAPDRAMIMALFEKLGRMHGLDVTPKLAAYAADRCERSYQAVRDLVLALDRITLEQRKPVGMGLLRTLLDDGEEADNDSNEDAGAA, from the coding sequence ATGACCCAGATCGCCCTGCCTCTGTCTGCCGAGCTGCCGCGTACCGATTATCTGGTGACTGACGCCAATGCCGCGGCCGCGGCGCTACTCGGGCGCTGGGACCACTGGCCCTATCGCAGTGCCGTGCTGTTTGGCGCCGAGGCAGCGGGCAAGAGCAGCATGGGTGAGGTTTTTCGCCGTGAATCCGGGGGGCTTTTCATCGACGATGCGCACCGCGCGGATGATGCCGGGATATTCCATCTCTGGAACCAGGCGCAGCAGGAATCGTGGCCGATACTGATCGCCTTTCCCGAGGATTACCGGCTCGATGCCTTGACCTTGCCCGATCTCAAATCGCGCCTGGCGGCGTCGCAGCGCATTGCCATTGGTGCCCCCGACAGGGCGATGATCATGGCGCTGTTCGAAAAGCTGGGCCGGATGCACGGGCTCGATGTGACGCCGAAACTGGCAGCCTATGCCGCCGACCGTTGCGAGCGCAGCTATCAGGCGGTGCGCGATCTGGTGCTGGCGTTGGACCGTATCACGCTGGAGCAGCGCAAGCCGGTTGGCATGGGCCTTTTGCGCACCTTGCTGGATGACGGTGAAGAGGCTGACAATGACAGCAACGAGGACGCAGGAGCAGCATGA
- the ndk gene encoding nucleoside-diphosphate kinase yields the protein MAVTRTFSIIKPDATRRNLTGAVTQKLEEAGLRVVASKRIRMTREQAEGFYAVHKERPFYGELCDFMTSGPVVVQVLEGEDAVKRNRDIMGATNPADAAEGTIRKEFAESIEANSVHGSDSDENAAIEIAFFFNDDEIVG from the coding sequence ATGGCCGTAACCCGCACATTCTCGATCATCAAACCCGATGCCACCCGCCGCAACCTGACCGGTGCTGTCACGCAGAAGCTGGAAGAAGCCGGCCTGCGCGTCGTTGCCTCCAAGCGCATCCGCATGACCCGCGAACAGGCCGAAGGCTTTTACGCGGTGCACAAGGAACGCCCCTTCTATGGCGAATTGTGCGACTTCATGACCAGCGGCCCGGTTGTGGTGCAGGTTCTCGAAGGCGAGGACGCGGTCAAGCGCAACCGAGACATTATGGGCGCAACCAACCCGGCCGATGCCGCCGAAGGCACCATCCGCAAGGAATTTGCCGAGAGCATCGAAGCCAATAGCGTGCACGGCTCGGACAGTGACGAAAACGCTGCCATCGAGATCGCGTTCTTCTTTAATGACGACGAGATTGTCGGCTGA
- the purN gene encoding phosphoribosylglycinamide formyltransferase: MTKARLAIMISGEGTNMAALLYASRDAECPYEVVLVASNNPDAAGLKLAEAEGVTVFAHPHKGLGRGAHDAIMHEALSEARADYVALAGYMRILGNGFVEQWQGRMVNIHPSLLPEYKGLDTHQRAIDAGDSHGGCSVHLVTPTLDDGPVLAQTAVAILPDDDADSLALRVKIAEYQLYARTLSHYVARELDPEWLQSRVDEIALSLPETHSRESHGAPGWRVGSEKSGKFFAYLSVRHHGEDRIALLVKSSGVDEMTTLIEQQPEIYHRPAYYGASGWIGYRLDRPGVDWDHVRQWLERSWRAVAPKKLTRLMDVADEF; the protein is encoded by the coding sequence ATGACCAAAGCGCGGCTTGCTATCATGATTTCCGGCGAGGGTACCAATATGGCGGCGCTGCTCTATGCCTCGCGTGATGCCGAATGCCCCTATGAGGTGGTTCTGGTCGCCAGCAACAATCCCGACGCGGCAGGGCTGAAACTTGCCGAGGCGGAAGGCGTGACAGTCTTCGCTCATCCGCATAAAGGGCTTGGCCGCGGTGCACATGATGCCATCATGCACGAGGCGCTGAGCGAGGCGCGCGCCGACTATGTCGCATTGGCTGGCTATATGCGCATCCTCGGCAACGGCTTTGTCGAACAATGGCAGGGGCGGATGGTCAATATCCACCCGTCGCTGCTGCCGGAATATAAAGGCCTCGATACGCATCAACGCGCCATCGATGCCGGCGACAGCCATGGCGGCTGTTCAGTGCATCTGGTGACGCCGACACTCGATGATGGGCCGGTGCTGGCCCAGACAGCGGTGGCAATCCTGCCCGATGATGATGCAGACAGCCTCGCCCTACGGGTGAAAATCGCCGAATATCAGCTCTATGCCCGTACCCTTTCGCACTATGTCGCGCGCGAGCTTGACCCGGAATGGCTCCAGAGCCGTGTCGATGAGATCGCCCTGTCACTGCCCGAAACCCATAGCCGCGAAAGCCATGGTGCGCCGGGATGGCGCGTCGGCAGCGAAAAATCGGGCAAGTTCTTCGCCTATCTCTCGGTGCGGCATCATGGCGAGGACCGCATCGCGCTGCTGGTGAAGTCCAGCGGTGTCGACGAGATGACAACGCTGATCGAGCAGCAGCCCGAAATCTATCACCGCCCAGCCTATTATGGTGCCTCGGGCTGGATCGGCTATCGCCTTGACCGCCCAGGCGTCGACTGGGACCATGTCCGCCAGTGGCTGGAGCGCAGCTGGCGCGCCGTTGCACCGAAGAAGCTGACCAGGCTGATGGATGTGGCGGATGAGTTTTGA
- a CDS encoding RNA degradosome polyphosphate kinase translates to MMATTVTDHADTMIDSRRFYNRELSWLGFNERVLAEAQNEAHPLLERLRFLSISGNNLDEFYMVRVAGLVGQVEQGVEQRSADGRTPAQQLAEIEVKAAELVHDQQRVWQELRRKLAVQGIAIRAVSELEPDNLQWLRDHFLDQIFPVLTPQALDPAHPFPFIPNKGISVIFDLRRESDGHHVRELIMLPPTMSGFVRIPGEDAVYIALEEVLRGFADTLFPGYEVLNSGLFRIIRDSDIEVEEEAEDLVRYFRSAIKRRRRGQVIRLEISSDLDAETVKLLDEQLLPESAVKSVITGFIDVGGLAEIVDEDRPDLKFTAYTPRFPERIREHGGDCFAAIRGKDIVVHHPYESFEVVIAFLQQAARDPDVIAIKQTLYRAGKQSAVIRALIDAAEAGKSVTAVVELKARFDEEQNLLWASALERAGVQVVYGFIEWKTHAKISMIVRREPEGYRTYCHFGTGNYHPITARIYTDLSFFTADPRAGRDAAQLFNYITGYVEPKKLELLTMSPRDMRNTLMELIDVEIDHVRNGRPGAIWAKMNSLVDPAIIEKLYTASNAGVQIDLIIRGICCLKPQIPGMSDNIRVKSVIGRFLEHSRIWAFGDGDHLPNDKARVYISSADWMPRNFDRRVEYMLPIENPTVHEQVLEQVMLANLLDNEQSWELNADGEYIRVEPGDKPFNLHHYFMTNPSLSGRGAALRNSDEVPDLTLRQPIRRKA, encoded by the coding sequence ATGATGGCGACGACTGTGACAGACCATGCGGACACTATGATCGATTCGCGGCGATTCTATAATCGCGAGCTGAGCTGGCTCGGTTTTAACGAGCGGGTTCTTGCCGAGGCGCAGAATGAGGCGCATCCATTGCTCGAAAGGCTGCGTTTCCTGTCGATCTCCGGCAACAATCTTGATGAATTCTACATGGTTCGTGTTGCCGGGTTGGTCGGACAGGTCGAACAGGGCGTCGAGCAGCGCTCGGCTGATGGCCGCACCCCGGCACAGCAGCTTGCCGAGATTGAGGTCAAGGCGGCCGAACTGGTGCATGACCAGCAGCGCGTATGGCAGGAATTGCGTCGCAAGCTGGCAGTGCAGGGCATAGCCATAAGGGCTGTATCCGAACTTGAGCCGGATAATCTGCAATGGCTGCGCGACCATTTTCTTGACCAGATTTTCCCGGTGCTAACGCCGCAGGCGCTCGACCCGGCGCATCCCTTTCCGTTCATCCCGAACAAGGGCATCAGCGTCATTTTCGATCTCAGGCGCGAATCGGACGGGCATCATGTGCGCGAACTGATCATGCTGCCGCCGACCATGTCGGGTTTTGTTCGCATTCCGGGTGAGGATGCAGTCTATATCGCGCTCGAAGAGGTGCTGCGCGGCTTTGCCGATACCCTGTTCCCCGGCTATGAGGTGCTCAATTCGGGGCTGTTCCGCATCATCCGCGACAGCGATATCGAGGTTGAGGAAGAAGCCGAGGATCTGGTCCGATATTTCCGCAGCGCGATCAAACGCCGTCGTCGCGGTCAGGTGATCCGGCTCGAAATATCCTCCGATCTCGATGCCGAAACGGTCAAGCTGCTCGACGAGCAGTTACTGCCCGAAAGCGCGGTCAAGTCGGTAATCACCGGCTTTATCGATGTTGGCGGCCTGGCGGAAATTGTCGACGAAGACCGGCCGGATCTCAAATTCACTGCCTATACGCCGCGCTTCCCCGAACGTATCCGAGAGCATGGCGGCGACTGTTTCGCTGCGATCCGCGGCAAGGATATTGTCGTCCACCACCCTTATGAGAGTTTCGAGGTGGTGATCGCCTTTCTGCAGCAGGCAGCGCGCGACCCCGATGTTATCGCGATCAAGCAGACGCTCTATCGCGCCGGCAAACAATCGGCAGTGATTCGTGCGCTGATCGACGCGGCCGAAGCCGGCAAGTCGGTCACAGCGGTGGTCGAGCTCAAGGCCCGGTTCGACGAGGAGCAGAATCTACTCTGGGCCAGCGCGCTTGAACGCGCCGGGGTGCAGGTTGTTTATGGCTTTATCGAGTGGAAGACCCACGCCAAGATTTCGATGATCGTGCGGCGCGAACCCGAGGGTTATCGCACCTATTGCCATTTCGGTACCGGCAATTATCACCCGATCACCGCCAGGATTTACACCGATCTCAGCTTCTTTACCGCCGATCCGCGCGCGGGGCGCGATGCGGCGCAGCTGTTCAACTATATCACCGGCTATGTCGAACCGAAGAAGCTTGAGCTGCTCACCATGTCCCCGCGCGACATGCGCAACACGCTGATGGAACTGATCGATGTCGAGATCGATCATGTGCGCAATGGCCGACCGGGCGCGATCTGGGCCAAGATGAACTCGCTGGTCGATCCGGCGATCATCGAGAAGCTCTATACCGCCAGCAATGCCGGTGTGCAGATTGACCTGATCATCCGCGGTATCTGCTGCCTCAAGCCGCAAATACCCGGCATGTCGGACAATATCCGGGTGAAATCGGTGATCGGCCGCTTCCTCGAGCATAGTCGCATCTGGGCCTTTGGCGATGGCGACCATCTGCCCAATGACAAGGCGCGAGTCTATATCAGCTCGGCCGACTGGATGCCGCGCAACTTTGACCGGCGGGTCGAATATATGCTGCCGATCGAAAATCCGACAGTGCATGAACAGGTACTGGAGCAGGTCATGCTGGCCAATCTGCTCGACAATGAGCAGAGCTGGGAACTCAACGCGGATGGCGAATATATCCGTGTCGAACCGGGCGACAAGCCGTTCAACCTGCACCATTATTTCATGACAAACCCGTCGCTCTCGGGGCGTGGTGCAGCGCTCAGGAACAGCGATGAAGTGCCCGACCTGACGCTGCGACAGCCGATCCGCAGAAAGGCCTAA
- the purM gene encoding phosphoribosylformylglycinamidine cyclo-ligase codes for MNSNTHKNETPDETGSAASAQPEHYSYADAGVSIEDGNALVRAIAPLARATARPGADADLGGFGGLFDLKAAGFTDPVLVAANDGVGTKVKLAIQHDRHDGIGQDLVAMCVNDLIVQGAEPLFFLDYFASAKLDNAVAERVVASIASACKLAGCALIGGETAEMPGMYQPGDYDLAGFCVGAAERGTLIDGSAIAPGDVILGLESSGVHSNGFSLVRRLAEDKSWKLDRPALFDQEQLLIDALMAPTRIYVAVLLPLLRAGQIKGLAHITGGGLLENIPRVLPDGCHAQVDASAWAQPRLMAFLQAEGHIEPEEMARTFNCGIGMAVIVTEEQSETIAKALTTSGETAHRIGTVKAGDKGCTVSGLAGCWAAREDWSATHAG; via the coding sequence ATGAACAGCAATACCCATAAGAACGAAACACCCGATGAAACGGGCAGCGCGGCCAGCGCACAACCAGAGCATTACAGCTACGCCGATGCCGGCGTCTCGATTGAAGACGGCAATGCGCTGGTCAGGGCGATCGCGCCGCTGGCCCGCGCCACCGCCAGGCCCGGCGCCGATGCTGACCTTGGCGGCTTTGGCGGACTGTTCGATCTCAAAGCAGCGGGTTTTACCGATCCGGTATTGGTGGCCGCCAATGACGGCGTCGGCACCAAGGTCAAACTGGCGATACAGCATGACCGGCATGACGGCATTGGCCAGGACCTTGTCGCCATGTGCGTCAACGACCTCATCGTCCAGGGCGCCGAGCCGCTTTTCTTCCTCGATTATTTTGCTTCAGCCAAGCTGGATAACGCCGTGGCTGAACGGGTGGTCGCAAGCATTGCCAGTGCATGCAAACTGGCTGGATGCGCATTGATAGGCGGCGAGACCGCCGAGATGCCGGGCATGTACCAGCCGGGCGATTATGATCTTGCCGGCTTCTGTGTCGGCGCGGCGGAGCGCGGCACGCTGATCGATGGATCGGCCATTGCCCCCGGCGATGTCATTTTGGGCCTGGAGTCGTCGGGCGTCCATTCCAATGGCTTTTCGCTGGTGCGGCGCCTCGCCGAAGACAAAAGCTGGAAACTCGACCGCCCCGCCCTGTTCGATCAGGAGCAGTTGCTGATCGATGCACTGATGGCACCAACGCGGATTTATGTCGCGGTATTGCTGCCGCTGCTGCGCGCCGGCCAGATCAAAGGGCTGGCACATATTACCGGTGGCGGACTGCTGGAAAATATCCCGCGGGTGCTGCCCGATGGTTGCCATGCGCAGGTCGATGCCAGCGCCTGGGCACAGCCGCGGTTAATGGCGTTTCTTCAGGCCGAGGGCCATATCGAGCCTGAAGAAATGGCGCGCACCTTCAATTGCGGTATCGGCATGGCGGTCATCGTGACGGAAGAACAGTCAGAAACAATTGCCAAGGCGCTGACCACGTCAGGGGAAACGGCGCACCGCATCGGTACGGTTAAGGCTGGCGACAAGGGATGCACCGTATCCGGACTCGCCGGATGCTGGGCAGCGCGCGAGGATTGGAGCGCGACGCATGCGGGATAG
- a CDS encoding Ppx/GppA family phosphatase, translating to MPLLFRTKRKPKGARSHSVAVIDIGSNSIRLVIFAGPRRNPALIFNEKVMAGLGSEISETGALAPEGIDRAITALRRFRTLIEGCNVDRTLCVATAAVRDASDGPQFADRVRDLGFDVDVLSGEEEAQMAAYGVISAIPEANGVVGDLGGGSLELAEVGNRSISDSISLPIGVLRSREISEKGQGPLSKHVAKLVTANGWDGRCRGRTLYIVGGSWRALARVDMYDQGYPLPVFHNYAIPVERIAPLSKRILDSSRDDLRAVPRLATSRIATLGTAAKLLCAACDILKPAQIIVSAYGLREGLIYRTMPEDIRQLDPLLDSTRRFGRYQSRFGQDGGKLFDWIKPAFPDLGSGDKRLLMAACHLADIGWQANPDFRSERALEIALHGNWVGIDAHGRAMLAQALYTNFGGGVEPFSYDGRLCSDADLARAAAWGLAIRLGQRFSGGHDNLFGNSHLLREDNRLKIAIQGNDHSLMGESVERRLAKLASYLEIDYALGQA from the coding sequence ATGCCGCTTCTGTTCCGTACCAAGCGAAAGCCCAAGGGCGCGCGTAGCCACAGCGTGGCAGTGATCGATATCGGCTCCAACTCGATCCGGCTGGTCATCTTTGCCGGGCCACGGCGCAATCCCGCGTTGATCTTCAACGAGAAGGTGATGGCCGGACTGGGCAGCGAGATCAGCGAAACCGGAGCGCTCGCACCCGAAGGCATTGACCGGGCGATAACGGCGCTGCGGCGGTTCCGGACATTAATCGAGGGCTGCAATGTCGATCGCACACTTTGCGTTGCCACCGCTGCGGTACGCGATGCCAGCGATGGCCCGCAATTTGCCGACAGGGTGCGCGATCTGGGGTTCGATGTCGATGTGCTGAGCGGCGAGGAAGAAGCGCAAATGGCGGCCTATGGAGTCATTTCGGCTATTCCCGAGGCCAATGGTGTGGTCGGTGATCTCGGCGGCGGCAGTCTGGAGCTGGCCGAAGTTGGTAACCGCTCGATTTCAGACAGCATTTCATTGCCTATTGGCGTGCTGCGCAGCCGTGAGATCAGTGAAAAGGGGCAAGGGCCGCTGAGCAAGCATGTCGCCAAGCTTGTCACAGCCAATGGCTGGGACGGACGGTGCAGGGGACGGACACTGTATATTGTCGGTGGCTCATGGCGGGCATTGGCGCGTGTCGACATGTATGACCAGGGCTATCCGCTGCCGGTGTTCCACAATTATGCCATCCCGGTCGAACGCATTGCACCGCTGTCCAAGCGGATTCTGGACTCCTCGCGCGATGACCTGCGCGCGGTACCACGTCTTGCCACTTCGCGTATCGCGACATTGGGGACGGCAGCCAAATTGCTGTGCGCAGCCTGCGACATACTGAAACCGGCGCAGATTATCGTCTCCGCTTATGGTCTTCGCGAAGGGCTGATCTATCGCACCATGCCGGAGGATATCCGCCAGCTTGACCCGCTGCTCGATTCAACCCGGCGTTTCGGGCGCTACCAGTCGCGTTTCGGTCAGGATGGCGGCAAGCTGTTCGACTGGATAAAACCGGCTTTTCCAGATCTCGGATCGGGTGATAAGCGGCTGCTCATGGCGGCATGTCACCTTGCCGATATTGGCTGGCAGGCCAACCCCGATTTCCGGTCCGAACGCGCGCTGGAAATCGCATTGCATGGCAATTGGGTCGGTATTGATGCGCATGGCCGTGCGATGCTGGCGCAGGCCTTGTACACCAATTTTGGCGGCGGAGTGGAACCGTTTTCCTATGACGGGCGGCTGTGCAGTGATGCCGATCTGGCGCGTGCGGCGGCCTGGGGACTGGCCATCCGTCTCGGCCAGCGCTTCAGCGGCGGTCATGACAATCTGTTTGGAAACAGCCATTTGCTGCGTGAAGACAACAGGCTGAAAATTGCGATTCAAGGCAATGACCACAGTCTTATGGGCGAGAGTGTCGAGCGCCGTCTGGCCAAGCTGGCGAGCTATCTCGAGATTGATTATGCGCTCGGGCAAGCGTGA
- a CDS encoding leucyl aminopeptidase, giving the protein MQISFTDSPSAASLRCYLVGSDDLQNAALPEPHGKAIVEAARSARFRGQPGNIFETFASVDGTQQRLVLIGIGGKDASARDMEKAGGALTARYLASGVEAAHLDIAASPSEISADNLVNLLMGALLRSWRIDEYRTKLADDAKPTLTSLTVAGAAAGTEGQWNDALAIAEGVFFTRELVAQPANKVYPESFVERCQHLTELGVEIRVLDDAEMEELGMGALLGVAQGSVRPARLLAMRWDGTNGTEKTPIAFVGKGVTFDTGGISLKPPAGMEDMKWDMGGAGAVAGAMKALAGRKAKAHVIGICGLVENMPDGNAQRPGDIVTTMSGQTVEVINTDAEGRLVLCDALHWCQETYKPKYIVDLATLTGAIIISLGHEHCGMFTNDDELAGMLNNAADASGDKVWRFPLGKAYDKLIDSPIADIRNVGPRGAGSITAAQFLQRFIQDGVKWAHLDIAGMAWADKAGPLWEKGATGYGVRLLDQLIADNFEQK; this is encoded by the coding sequence ATGCAGATCAGTTTTACCGACAGCCCTTCCGCAGCTTCGCTGCGCTGCTATCTTGTCGGATCGGATGATTTGCAGAATGCCGCACTGCCCGAGCCCCATGGCAAGGCGATTGTCGAGGCCGCGCGCAGCGCCCGTTTTCGAGGGCAGCCGGGCAATATCTTCGAGACTTTCGCATCGGTCGATGGCACGCAACAGCGGCTGGTGCTGATCGGTATCGGCGGCAAGGATGCCAGCGCGCGTGACATGGAAAAAGCCGGTGGTGCGCTCACCGCACGCTATCTCGCATCGGGCGTCGAGGCCGCGCATCTCGATATTGCCGCTTCGCCATCGGAGATTTCCGCCGATAATCTGGTGAACCTGCTTATGGGTGCGTTGCTGCGCAGCTGGCGGATCGACGAATATCGCACCAAATTGGCCGATGATGCCAAGCCGACCCTGACATCGCTGACGGTCGCGGGAGCCGCAGCTGGCACCGAGGGGCAATGGAACGATGCGCTGGCGATCGCCGAAGGGGTGTTCTTTACCCGCGAACTGGTGGCCCAGCCGGCCAACAAGGTTTATCCGGAGAGCTTTGTCGAGCGTTGCCAGCACCTCACGGAGCTTGGTGTCGAAATCCGGGTGCTCGACGATGCCGAAATGGAAGAACTGGGCATGGGGGCATTGCTCGGCGTGGCTCAGGGCTCGGTGCGGCCGGCGCGGCTGCTGGCGATGCGCTGGGACGGCACCAATGGTACGGAAAAGACACCAATTGCCTTTGTTGGCAAGGGTGTAACCTTCGATACGGGTGGTATCTCGCTCAAGCCGCCGGCGGGCATGGAAGACATGAAATGGGACATGGGCGGTGCCGGTGCCGTTGCCGGCGCGATGAAGGCGCTGGCCGGGCGCAAGGCGAAGGCACATGTTATCGGCATTTGCGGGTTGGTCGAGAATATGCCCGATGGCAATGCCCAGCGTCCGGGTGATATCGTCACCACCATGTCGGGCCAGACGGTCGAGGTGATCAACACCGATGCCGAGGGTCGTCTGGTACTCTGCGATGCGCTGCACTGGTGCCAGGAAACCTACAAGCCGAAATATATTGTCGATCTGGCGACCTTGACCGGAGCAATCATCATTTCGCTCGGCCATGAGCATTGCGGCATGTTCACCAATGACGATGAGCTGGCAGGCATGTTGAACAATGCGGCGGATGCATCGGGTGACAAAGTGTGGCGCTTCCCGCTGGGCAAGGCCTATGACAAGCTGATCGACTCGCCGATTGCCGATATCCGCAATGTCGGGCCGCGCGGCGCCGGTTCGATTACTGCAGCGCAGTTTCTGCAGCGCTTCATTCAGGATGGCGTCAAATGGGCGCATCTGGACATTGCCGGCATGGCATGGGCCGATAAGGCCGGGCCGCTATGGGAGAAGGGCGCAACCGGCTATGGTGTGCGTCTGCTCGACCAGCTGATCGCCGACAATTTCGAGCAGAAATAA